One part of the Kryptolebias marmoratus isolate JLee-2015 linkage group LG2, ASM164957v2, whole genome shotgun sequence genome encodes these proteins:
- the stard13b gene encoding stAR-related lipid transfer protein 13 isoform X6 has translation MKLDVNLPKKKSEDSDEDDLFAISDKWTFELSSRRWSRLQDIDSLLRKHREGQTSKDSIPLRTTTSSESVLTDLSEPEVSSLHSESSGGSSNRGLSAEDSDGSNRICSDSAAMPDCTSLTMPHLSKEFSHFGSLPDKHEKTSRIRAKDFLKRMEILRSRGTLGRGRKTLVISSPVMQQEALALKRLRCVEIINGDDGAPETPSSKVLHPQSSSEGSSHSSGSTVSTPSLKERKPHRADHKRSGMYLEDVDIFSGTQVAEQNHRNEFCSYEDLVVHIPKDHKPGTFPKALSIESLSPTNGASINWHTGSMHLDSPLISCRQESRAVTQCCSRGSRISVYDNVPGSHLYASTGDLIDLEKENLFPHLDDILLHVNGLQQIVDHWSKNVLPGGEGVVSNKEETAGLQSSSQITLDFEGSSVTESQTTPVDGDRDKVSLAETESTRFRERRDSGVGASLTRPNRLRWPSFQISNRLSHSVASLQITNQSAGQLSLLQKFSLLRLTAIMEKYSMSNKHGWTWSVPKFMKRMKVPDYKDKNVFGVPLIVHVQRTGQPLPLGLQQALRYLRSQCLDQVGLFRKSGVKSRIQALRQMNESSPDNVNYEDQSAYDVADMVKQFFRDLPEPLLAGKLGETFLQIYQYVPKDQRLQAVQAAIMLMPDENREVLQTLLCFLSDVTSSVEENQMTPMNIAVCLAPSLFHLNIMKKDNLSPKAMHKKYATGRPDQKDLNENLAATQGLAHMIIECNRLFEIPHEMVTQSRNSYVEADLHAPTVDELCKQLEDDDGIYQTHIEGRLQSLLKEAREKSKYWVTCNSSDNTELCYKKVGDGNPLRRWRVSVEVEAPPSVVLNRVLRERHLWDMDLLQWKVCETLDKQTEVFQYVLSRMPPHPSRDFVVLRSWRTDLPKGACSLVSVSIEHEDCSLIGGVRATVLESNYLLEPCGSGKSRLTHICRVDLKGRTSDWYNKAFGHLCAADAARIRNSFHPLITDGPETKI, from the exons AGTGAAGACTCTGATGAAGACGATCTGTTTGCAATCAGTGATAAATGGACCTTTGAGTTGAGCAGCCGACGTTGGTCCAGGTTACAGGACATCGACTCTCTCCTTCGAAAACACAGAGAGGGACAGACTTCCAAGGACAGCATTCCTCTGAGAACCACCACCAGCAGTGAGAGTGTTCTGACGGACCTCAGCGAGCCGGAGGTTTCTTCTTTGCACAGTGAAAGCAGCGGGGGAAGTAGTAATAGGGGCCTCAGCGCAGAGGACTCTGACGGCTCTAACCGCATCTGCTCAGATTCTGCAGCGATGCCAGACTGTACTTCTCTCACAATGCCTCACTTATCCAAAGAATTTTCTCACTTTGGCTCTTTACCTGACAAGCATGAAAAGACAAGCCGCATCCGTGCCAAAGACTTCCTGAAGCGCATGGAGATACTGAGGTCCCGAGGAACCCTAGGAAGGGGGCGCAAGACATTGGTCATCAGCTCTCCCGTAATGCAGCAGGAGGCCCTGGCACTGAAGAGACTGCGGTGTGTTGAGATCATAAATGGAGATGATGGGGCTCCAGAAACACCTTCCAGCAAAGTTCTGCATCCCCAGTCGAGTAGTGAAGGTAGCAGCCATTCTAGTGGTAGCACGGTCAGCACACCCAGTCTAAAAGAACGCAAGCCTCATCGAGCTGACCACAAGCGCAGTGGCATGTATTTGGAGGACGTAGACATTTTCTCAGGCACCCAAGTTGCAGaacaaaaccacagaaatgaATTTTGCTCCTATGAAGACTTAGTGGTCCACATTCCCAAAGACCATAAACCAGGAACTTTTCCCAAAGCACTATCAATTGAAAGCCTGTCCCCAACCAATGGAGCCTCCATTAACTGGCACACTGGCAGCATGCACCTGGACTCCCCACTGATTTCATGCAGACAGGAATCCAGAGCTGTCACCCAGTGCTGCTCCAGAGGTAGCCGCATCAGTGTGTATGATAATGTTCCTGGGTCACATCTCTATGCCAGTACTGGAGACTTAATAGACTTAGAGAAAGAGAACCTATTTCCTCACTTGGATGACATACTGCTACATGTAAACGGTCTACAGCAGATTGTGGACCACtggtcaaaaaatgttttacctgGAGGAGAAGGGGTGGTTAGCAACAAAGAAGAGACAGCAGGCCTGCAGTCCTCTAGTCAGATTACATTAGACTTTGAGGGAAGTTCAGTCACAGAAAGCCAGACTACACCTGTGgatggagacagagacaaagtATCGCTAGCTGAGACAGAATCAACAAGGTTCAGGGAAAGGAGGGATTCTGGCGTTGGTGCTTCACTCACAAGACCTAATAG atTACGATGGCCCAGCTTTCAGATATCCAATCGCTTAAGTCATTCAGTGGCATCTCTGCAGATTACAAACCAATCAGCAGGCCAGCTGAGTTTGTTACAGAAGTTTTCTCTGCTGCGTCTTACTGCAATTATGGAAAAATACTCCATGTCAAACAAGCATGGTTGGACTTG GTCTGTGCCAAAATTCATGAAGAGAATGAAGGTACCAGACTATAAGGACAAGAATGTGTTTGGAGTACCCCTCATAGTGCATGTGCAGCGTACTGGACAGCCTTTGCCTCTCGGCCTGCAGCAAGCGTTGCGATACCTGAGGAGCCAGTGTCTTGACCAG gtagGTTTGTTTCGTAAATCAGGGGTGAAGTCCCGAATTCAGGCTCTGAGGCAGATGAATGAAAGCTCTCCAGACAATGTGAACTATGAGGATCAGTCTGCCTATGATGTGGCGGACATGGTGAAGCAGTTCTTCAGGGATTTACCTGAGCCCCTACTCGCTGGCAAGTTGGGTGAGACTTTCCTCCAAATATACCAGT ATGTGCCAAAGGACCAAAGGTTGCAAGCTGTTCAGGCAGCCATCATGCTGATGCCAGATGAAAACCGAGAGGTGCTCCAGACACTGCTCTGTTTTCTCAGTGATGTCACCTCGTCTGTGGAGGAAAATCAGATGACACCCATGAACATTGCTGTGTGCCTGGCCCCATCCCTCTTCCATCTCAATATAATGAAGAAAGACAATCTCTCACCAAA GGCCATGCATAAGAAGTATGCCACAGGCAGACCAGACCAAAAAGATCTGAATGAAAACTTGGCAGCAACGCAGGGCCTGGCTCATATGATCATAGAGTGCAATCGCCTCTTTGAG ATCCCTCATGAAATGGTTACTCAATCGCGCAATTCATATGTGGAGGCTGACTTGCATGCGCCAACAGTTGATGAGTTGTGCAAGCAGCTGGAGGATGATGATGGGATATATCAAACACATATAGAGGGGAGACTTCAGAGTTTGCTGAAAGAGGCGAGAGAAAAGTCTAAATACTGGGTAACATGCAACAGCTCTGATAACACTGAGCTCTGCTACAAAAAG GTTGGAGATGGAAACCCTTTGAGGCGTTGGAGAGTGTCTGTGGAGGTGGAAGCGCCACCCTCTGTCGTGTTGAACCGGGTACTGCGAGAGCGCCACCTGTGGGACATGGACCTGCTTCAGTGGAAAGTGTGTGAGACGctggacaaacagacagaggtgTTTCAGTATGTCCTCAGCCGTATGCCTCCTCATCCCAGCAGGGACTTTGTAGTTCTCAG gtCTTGGAGAACAGATTTGCCCAAAGGTGCTTGCTCACTGGTTTCTGTATCCATAGAACATGAGGACTGTTCTCTTATAGGAGGGGTACGAGCTACAGTCTTGGAGTCCAACTACCTACTTGAACCTTGTGGCTCTGGAAAGTCCAGACTAACTCA